The genomic interval tttttttaagggaaaaagagagagagagagagagagagagagagagagagagagagagagagagagagagagagagagagagagtggaGAGAGAGAGGGCGGTGAGTGattatttttgctttttttaagggaaaaagagagagagagagagagagagagagagagagagagagagagagagagggagagggagagagagagagagagagagagagagagagaaattgAAGGGAGAGTGAGGGCGCGTGGGAGATTAGAATTGGAATATATGCCTTGCTTGTGGGAGGAGGTGGAGTGGGTCCAAACGATGTGGGGCAATTAAGTAGAGTGCTCTTTCGGTATGCGTAGTATGCATTGTTCTTTATTGGGAACGGGACCCAAATATTCTCTCTACATAGCTTCTGTCACGTCAGATACGACTACAGTGACGTAACTACTACTATTAATGTTTCTACATCCACCAAATCAAAATCAACGCTTCTCATTCATCCAACTCAACAACAACACTCACTGCTTCTCAATCATAaccgtccatttttgtcactAAAGATTTAGTAGTCAAGCTAAGAAACTAGAGAGACATGGTGAGGCCCACCCTTGTTATCACCGACGGGGTTTTACACACACTACTCTCATCTCACTCACTCCATCACTGCTCTTCTCTTCACCTTTTTCTTCCTTCTTATTCACTTGTCCCGTCCCATGTAGCAAACCACACAACACACATGCAATTGCTAGCTACCTACTATCATATTCTTCTACTTCTCTTCTCACTTAACACACTCAAATTAAATCCTCTctcattttcttcctttctcTCCTTGcaacaatgcaatgcaatgcCGTTAACAAACTGATACTATACAGTAATGCCACTTATTAGTTTGTTTGTTATTTAATCAAGTACACTGCTTGGTCAGAACCGAACAGAACAGAACAATTAAGTTCCTTCTTTTCAAAACTTGGATTTTGCAATGGGTTTATCTTCCCTTCACGCCTGCATGGAATCATCTGCAGAACATTGGTTGCAggtatatatttttgtttacattATGCACACTCACATGATAAAATGCATATGAGAAGCACattgattaatattatatgaACTTCATTAACTTCTCAGTAGTAACACTTGCATTCATCAAATGAATGGTATATAGTAGTTTGTACATTATTTAACATTATTAGATTCATGTGATCATTTGAATTGCTATAGAGTTTAATTTAAAGTACCATGTAGTATGTTGAAATATGTGATCTCTAAAAGGGAAGAAAAATCAAAAGTGataagaaggaaaaataaagagaaagcttagcaaaacaaaattaacagaAGCTAGCTACCTAGCTAGAAAGacaacaaaaagaatgaaaaagaaaaagacataTACTCTATCATGTATAATAATCAAACAAGACAAATCAAcacatttttttactttaacttTTATCATCATAATACACATTAAAACTTATAGCTTCTTTTATACAAAATGTCAGGGCACAATTCACGAGGAATCTGCAGGAATGGATTCATCATCACCAATATCTGGTGACATGCTAACATGTTCAAGACCAATGATGGATCAAAGGAGGCTAAGACCACCACATGACCAATCACTAAAATGTCCAAGGTGTGATTCAACTCACACCAAATTCTGTTACTACAACAATTACAGTCTCTCTCAGCCTAGGTATTTCTGCAAGACATGTAGAAGGTATTGGACAAAAGGAGGTACCCTTAGAAACATCCCTGTAGGTGGTGGTTGTAGAAAGAACAAGAAAGTTTCTTCCAAAAAATCCAATGATCATAACCACCATTTAgctaataacaataataatattcataatcaacctcaacaacaacaaatgcctaattcatatattcatcacaaccCTAAAGATCTTCAACTTTCTTTCCCTGATGTTCAATTCTCTCACCTAAGTAACTTACTTGGGACTAATGGAGCATTAGGAAACCCTAATTTCATGGAGAACAAGTATGGTAATAATGTTGGCATGCTTGAGATTAACCACCCTAGGCCTATTGATTTCATGGAAAGTAAGTTAGAAGGAATAATTGGGAGTAGTAGTTCTaggaattttgatttttttggaaATAGTCATGACCATATGAGTATGagtatgaatatgaatatggGTGTTGGGGTTGGGGTTGGAGGAGATAATAATATGATGAATGGTCAAAATGGGTTGCCACATGATTTTCATCATGCATTTGGTGGCATGTCATTTGATCATGGAAACAATAACAATATTGGGGCTTATAATTTGATGGATTCTTGTCAAAGACTCATGCTTCCATATGATGCCAATGATGAGGATGATCATAATAACGAGTCAATTGATGTGAAGCCAAACCCTAAACTGTTGTCCCTTGAATGGAACCAAGACCAAGGTTGCTCTGATGCTGGAAAAGAGTCGTATGGTTATGGATCATGGACTGGCATGATGAATGGTTATGGATCTTCCACAACAAACCCTTTGGTCTAAAAGCTGATTATCTAGATTTGGATCTTCTAAATCAGTTGTTTGATGCAGCAGTTGTGGAACTGTTAGTCACTGGATAATGTAACGGCTTCCACTATTGCTGCACCTAACTGACATAGAGGATTCATACACGGATAATCTAGCTTGTATCTGATGATCAATGCATGGTCAATCACTTTCctcgtatatatatatatatatatatttttttttttcataacctTCAAATTTatacaaacaagttgagcacccctacacttatgtaaggaaagactcctttatcccccaagattgggccaattcattgtttttcacttttaggcttgtaatgagctatattaCAAATAATGgggtaattaggctcaaaggggattacacaaatggataattgtagggtaggcttattcgcatatatatatatatatatatatatatatatatatatatatatatatatatatatatatacaaaaagtGTTTGTATGGGAGGGTTTAAATAAAttccttgtatttttttttttatgtagtgTTTGTTTCTAAATCAGGGTGGTCTTCAATGTTGTAGTATTAAATTAACAAAGAGATGGAtggagtgtgaaagagaagttTGAGAGTCCAAATCGACTGCCTTGGTGCGTTATGTGTGTGTTTGTGTGCGACACGTCATGAAAGCTTTAGGATTTATATATGATGTAACATCGAGGAAGATATGATAGTTGTTCTTTTTCTAGTTAAAGAAAATATGCAGTAGTAGTGTActgttatattattatctttatgaAAACCTTTTGTCTCTATGCTTGTGGGccttaatattatattatatgtccATAATTGTTAGTGTTCTGATCTGACTTCGTTATTCTGTTTTCATCACAAGACATTAAACAAGTTTTTCACTGAGGGACCAAGAGTTATGATGAGTGGAAGTTCAGATATATACAGAGCTGAAAGAATATGGCAACGTTACGTATTTACATAGACAACCAGAATAGAATATTAGTCCTTTTGGCTgtaccaaaacaaatatttaactgtgttttgatttgattgcaaacaataaattggaaaaaactgaaaaaataagaaaaaacattaaaaaagaaGGGGCATTCCGAGAATCGAACTCGGGACCTCTCGCACCCAAAGCGAGAATCATACCACTAGACCAAATGCCCGCTTGTAACTTGTGTCAAACAAAAGCAATAAATCCAAATGTTCAGAATCGGTCACACATATTCAAGAACTCATAAAATGCATGTGCTTAATATTTTGCTGCGCAATTATCATTCTCTTGCTTTTTATTTGTTAACAACAAAGCAACAAATAATCTTCTACATGTCCTAAAAGGAGGGCGACATGTTAACGTGAGTTTGAAAGCGAATGTTTGGAGATGAGGGTGAAATGGTGCCTCCCGTAGACAAGGAGATTAGCTTAAGTATTCTCCACTTGCATTTCAATTGCAACCACGTTGTGGAATTTATTCCTCACTAATATCACAAAGAAACCATGTTGTCTATAcattttataagagaaaaataaataataatgatttaatACACGTAATAAATTggctttttttattattataccattaaaataataattaaataccaTAATACCactctttttaaattatatatcaaaatacacTGATTTtaaagtttgtatttttttctcttagaAGTCGGTTCTTGCTCCTACACTTTctcaactaattttttttttaaagaaagaagGGAAATCGGTTTCTTGAATACCGATTTCTcaacatgaatttttttttattttaatttttgttatttttaattattaaatttattttattatttataaaattatttttattagtagtACTATTTAATAGGCACATATATAGGgaatttgatcaattaataaaGCCACGTTCACCCACTGCGAAATAATGCAACACATTATTTTTCGTTAACATctttcttaataataaatatatattttattaatcaataattattattttaattaaataattaatttaagtttcatttattattaatttaattaattattatttaatttaattaattagttttatttaattaataattaatttaagtttcatttattatttaattaatattttaattcaataaataaatacaatgttaattttatattttataattattaaaaaaaattaattaaatggactccataaaataacaatatttaatttaatattataattaaacatacaaataccaaattaactaattttattacaatgaaTTAATTTCTATTAGGAGCATCAGTACGATAAGGGCATTTATTCTTGCTATGTCCCTCGTTCCGACACAAACCACATCTCTTGGGGTGTGTGTTTTTCTCTCGTTGATCCATTTCAGTATGAATACGAGTAGACTATGGACGACCTTTTGGATCTCTTCTCATGGCTGGATTGTGGCATAACTTTATTCTATTGTATTTTGGCCAATATGATTGAAGAGGAATTGCTGGGAACTCTTCTTTGTAAAAGTCAAAGATACATTGCAATGTATACTTATAAGACACATACATCATGTAGTCACGGTGAATAAACGAACAAGCGGCAATGACATGTCAACATGGATAATGTAATGCTTGAAATTCACCACAATCGCACAATCTTTTGTCGAGGTCTACCTTGAATGTCCCTACAGGACGACCACTTGGTGGACGAACCAACTCCTTAACTGTAAATATACTATGAGCTCGATTGTGAATAACAACTTCATGGGAATTTGACATTGCTCGTTCCTTGTTaagattttgaatgattgtaTTTGAGTAAATCAAACATGATGTCATCATTGCTTGGGCCTATATCCctctttcttcaaattttgcagTCACTCTATAGTATGTTGCTTGCACTAAGGAACTGATTGGAAGATTGCGTGTCCCCTTTAATATATTGTTCATGCACTCAGAAAGGTTAGTTGTCATGTGTCCCCAACGTCTACCTTCATCATATGCTGGTAGCCATTGTTCCTTTGGAATATCGTCGAGCCATTTCACTGCATCGTGACTCCAATCACTGATTTGTCTTCTAAAGTATGTGATGCTTGGTTGAGTCATAGCGTATCCTGAATGAACAAAAGTTGATGTTGTTTAgacaatttgaaaacaaaattataaagaaaaaatatgtgtgagatatatatatataaaaatactaACCCATGTTGGTTACAAGATTTTTCATTAGCCCATTTTTGAAAGTCCTCATGAAGTTTTGTGATATATGTCGAACGCAAAAGACATGATGCCAATTGATGTTTACACGCTTAACAGCACTTTTAATCGACTcatgtctatctgaaatcaagcAGAGGTTGGGTTGAGGTGTGACAAACATTCGTAGACGACTGAGGAAAAAAAACCAACCATCTGATGTTTCACCCTCAACAATGGCGTATGCTATAGGAATGGTATGACTGTCACCATCCTGAGCGATTGCCATTAGTAAGGTCCCACGATACTTCCCATATAACCATATTCCATCAACTGAAACAACTGGTTTACAATGATCAAACCCTCTGATACATAGTTGGAAACTCCAAAAGAGACGATGAAAGACAGCCTTGCTAGGAACTCGTTGGCCATCCTCAATAAAGGGTCCCACTTTAATATCGGTAACAGTACCTGGAAGATAATGTTTAAAATCAAGAATCCACCTTGGAAGCTCTTTATATGATTCCTCCTAATTGTCGTATATTCTCTCAATGGCCTTTTGTTTTGCAATCCATATTTTTCTATAAGTAGTGGTATATGTGTACCGAGATCGTATATGTGCAATCAATACTGAAACTGATATTGTGGGATCTGTTGTTACCATTTGTAAGATGCTTTCACAAATAACAGCCGAAGAGAGTTGTTGGTGATCTTGTGAAACCATTGTTGATGAGCATGTGTATGGCCCTTCTAGTTTTGTGATCTTTCATATGTTTGATTTCTTTCCATTCAAGATTCTACACCTCCacatacaatttttatttttacagtggACAATCCATCTAGTGCTATCAGAATGTGGAACGACGAAGCTCGTAGAATTGTGCATATGATATTCTTTTACACACTGCATTGCCACATCTTTTGTGGGAAATGTCATCCCCACTTGAAGATTGTCAGGATCTGGAACAAGGTAAGATTGGTTTTTGGATATAGAGTTGACAAATTCATTGTCAACGTAATTCATGTTGTCGGTGGTAACGTTGCAAAAATGTGAGGCGGGGTCagagaaaaaaattgtagtaGATGGACATTCTACTACGGGTTCCTGatcatcatcatcgtcatcGTCATCGACAACAACTTCAACAAGAATGTCATCCTCATTCTCAATAAAATCGTCGACTTCTTCATTGTGGACACCAGCTACAACACTAATAGGATCATCGTACGGTGTGTTAAGGTCAATATCATGGGTGGATGTTGATGGGTGTTGTGACGATGAGGCTATGGATTGATGGTGGATTTGTGTTTCAATAAAAGGGTATGAACATGGAATGGAGTTGGGATATGAAGAAGGTAAACTTACTTGTGTGTCGTCTCTAGGATCGTCTACTAACTGTGCATAAACTTCAGTTGTTGAAATACCAAGGCATTTACTTGCAATGAACATGTCAAACATCATATACACGTTATCATCTCCTAAGAGATTTAACGATTCATATCGAACATGTCCTGGCGCAAGAGTTATAAGGTATCGGTAAATAACATCTACCACCCTCTGTGAGTTGTCTGGTTGAATCTTTGTTTGGATACATTTGATAAGTCCAtcaagtttgatattttttttcacttttaccAATGATGTATTTGCGCATGCAAAGACAACATCTTCTATGTTTGTCCTCTCAACATGTCCATTGTAATATACTATGACAAAAAACTCTGATGGAGCCATTATAGGTAAAAGATGTGTATGAGTAAGCATTTAGAATGATATTTGTTTGTGTACTCAATAAGTGAACAACATTACATATTTATACTATGATGGATAACATCCCAATGATGTTAGTGTAATCCTCCAATCCTCCACTGATTGGCTGGTTCAGATTTTTGGATAGGATAATGCTTACATATAAgatgacgtcagcgtaatcTGGTACGATGACATCAGCGTAATCCTCAAACCATCTACTGATTGGCTGGTTTGGATTTTTTGATAAGATAATGAATACGTGTACAATGACGTCATCGTAATACTCAAATCATCCACTGATTGGCTGGTTCGGATTTTTGGATAAGATAATGAATACGTGTACGATGACGTCATCGTAATCCTCAAATCATCCATTGATTGGTTGGTTCGGATTTTTGGATAGGATAATGCTTACGTGTAAgatgacgtcagcgtaatcTTGTAGGATGACGTCAACGTAATCCTCAAATCATCCAGTGATTGGCTGGTTCGGATTTTTTTATAGGATAATGCTTACGTGTAAGATGACGTCAACGTAATCTGGTACGATGACATCATCGTAATCCTCAAATCATCCATTGATTGGCTGGTTTGGGTTTTTGGATAGGATAATGCTTACGTGTAAgatgacgtcagcgtaatcTGGTACGATGACGACAGCGTAATCCTCAAATCATCCACTGATT from Cicer arietinum cultivar CDC Frontier isolate Library 1 chromosome 5, Cicar.CDCFrontier_v2.0, whole genome shotgun sequence carries:
- the LOC101497757 gene encoding dof zinc finger protein DOF5.6; this translates as MGLSSLHACMESSAEHWLQGTIHEESAGMDSSSPISGDMLTCSRPMMDQRRLRPPHDQSLKCPRCDSTHTKFCYYNNYSLSQPRYFCKTCRRYWTKGGTLRNIPVGGGCRKNKKVSSKKSNDHNHHLANNNNNIHNQPQQQQMPNSYIHHNPKDLQLSFPDVQFSHLSNLLGTNGALGNPNFMENKYGNNVGMLEINHPRPIDFMESKLEGIIGSSSSRNFDFFGNSHDHMSMSMNMNMGVGVGVGGDNNMMNGQNGLPHDFHHAFGGMSFDHGNNNNIGAYNLMDSCQRLMLPYDANDEDDHNNESIDVKPNPKLLSLEWNQDQGCSDAGKESYGYGSWTGMMNGYGSSTTNPLV